Genomic segment of Populus trichocarpa isolate Nisqually-1 chromosome 12, P.trichocarpa_v4.1, whole genome shotgun sequence:
AAGGGCaaaaatttttttctaacaattaGATAAGACATCCAAACAGTTCAGGTCACAATACTTCATATAGACTAAAATAGAAGCAGAGGCTACGATGCACAAGCTCACCCTCCACCACGGCCCAAGCGTCTTCCAGATTTGTCAAATGCAAGTCCTGACAACATAAACATGACATACATTATGTActggaattttttttgctaaaattctCATATATATTTGCAGAGGAGGGGttgagacaaataaaaaaaaaaaaacagttaccAGGCAGGAGGAACAAATCAACTGGGTCATTTGCTTGCATAACTGCATCAAGAAGGATCTTGAATGTGAATAGTTATCAGATATAAAgcaaaaatgattttatgaATCAATAAGTGTCTGCAATATATTTCTAGAGGCGATGCCTACAATTTAACACCAGCATTGACATGGATGGATGTGAGTACAGATTTTATGACTGAGGTTTTCAGGAAGCTGATATTCTCAACCTCCTCCTGAGCACAGCCATCCCTCCTCAAACccaaaaatagaaggaaaaattcCATTGTTCAGAAAATTTGTTGTCTAATGCCCACAGAAAAATGTGTCGAATCATAGCAAAAATTACATACTTCCTCAGCACCTTGCCCCCTTTGATCCTCCAAACCCAAAAAGCATGTTAGAAGCAACTTATTTAGGGTATTCGGATGCACTCACCAGCCAGAGATCAAGAAAAGCCTGGTCCAAAGCCTCCCCCATTTGGCTTCTTGTTTATTTGTCTCTAAATTGAACTAAACAATTTTCAATTGTTTCCAACTTTGCCAACTCCTTAAAGAACAAAGGAAGCCAGTTGGCAGGGACAAAGCCTAGTTGCAAAAGATAAGGTTTGTATAGAGTCTCTCACCATGGAGGAcaagtttataaattaactGCTGCATACCAGACATCTATATTTGATGCTAATGAATGAATGGCAAACTGATTTCCTTTCtttaaatcacaaaaactaaTTGAAGGGAATTCTCTAGATTTGAGGAGGCAATAGTTAGCAATCAAAATTTCAGAAGTTCTACTTCTCTGCTAACTAAGGAGCAAGTACAAATTTCCAAAGCAAACAATCATAAACAATAAGAACTCAAACCCTGTCCTTCCCTCAGAAAGAAGAAAGGGCTTAAAATTATTCCTTTTGTCATACATTCAAtcagagaaaggaaaaaaaacataaataatctGTACTACAGGGAAGTCAGGGTTTATTTTTTGGACTGTAAAAAGATATCGTGTACGACACATACCATCTTCCCGTGCATTTCCATGTTGATCTACTGGAGCTGGTTCTAGAATATCCATAGAGTTTGCAATTAAATCATCCATACTTGAAATGTTGAGCATTCGCATGTGGCTATTCTTGTCCTCCACACGCGGAACATAAAGCTTTTTTGCATTCTCAACTGACCCATCTAGAGTTCAAGAAAACATATAAGAAGTCCACCCCCATCTAGAGTTCAAGAAAACATACAAGAGGGATTTTCCTCACATACAAAAAGCATCAAGTCAAGAAATTGTTTATTCTACTAACCCTACCTTATAGCATTCTCGAATTTACGTCTCTATCAAGGTCATTGTAATGAcaattttgagaaattaaagaaTACATAGACAGAGCTACCTTTGGTTGGATTTTGCAGGATTTGAGACAACAATTTTGAAGTGTCAACTTCACGCAGAGCACTACAAGTTATATAAGCACACAGCCTCTGGCTAGATTTAAACCATGGAGCTTCCAAAACAAGACTTTGAATTGCATCGTCTGATGAAAACCCAGATGAGAATTAGCCATGAATGTAtcaaataataatgatttttattacGATATggtaaggagaaaaaaaaagatggcctTAATGGTACCTTCTTGAGATCTGAGGGAAGGGTCCATGGACTTGAGGGACTTGCGGAC
This window contains:
- the LOC7483458 gene encoding 5-formyltetrahydrofolate cyclo-ligase, mitochondrial isoform X2, giving the protein MWRSGLRQRVKELLMILPPCSFLPPSPSPSQRFAFTKKPLLGLANASLCSPGTMSTATNLDGIFKQKQVLRSKVRKSLKSMDPSLRSQEDDAIQSLVLEAPWFKSSQRLCAYITCSALREVDTSKLLSQILQNPTKDGSVENAKKLYVPRVEDKNSHMRMLNISSMDDLIANSMDILEPAPVDQHGNAREDVMQANDPVDLFLLPGLAFDKSGRRLGRGGGYYDTFLRKYQELAEERDWRQPLLVALSYSLQIIDDGAIPVTLNDLPVDVLVSPAGVIPISQAALNRMQI
- the LOC7483458 gene encoding 5-formyltetrahydrofolate cyclo-ligase, mitochondrial isoform X1 is translated as MWRSGLRQRVKELLMILPPCSFLPPSPSPSQRFAFTKKPLLGLANASLCSPGTMSTATNLDGIFKQKQVLRSKVRKSLKSMDPSLRSQEDDAIQSLVLEAPWFKSSQRLCAYITCSALREVDTSKLLSQILQNPTKDGSVENAKKLYVPRVEDKNSHMRMLNISSMDDLIANSMDILEPAPVDQHGNAREDVMQANDPVDLFLLPGLAFDKSGRRLGRGGGYYDTFLRKYQELAEERDWRQPLLVALSYSLQIIDDGAIPVTLNDLPVDVLVSPAGVIPISQAALNRFDIGL